A stretch of Paenibacillus peoriae DNA encodes these proteins:
- a CDS encoding BspA family leucine-rich repeat surface protein — protein sequence MFREPKATKDLRVFREPKVTKDLKAFKACKVTKDLKEFKDHKETKDLKESKAIKDLKEFKVFKATKDHRVFKEFKATKDLRASKATKDLRAFKATKDHREFKESKATKDLKEFKEPKAIKDLKEFKEPKVIKDLKESKATKDLRVFKESKATKDLRVFRAYKVTKDLRVFKASKANKDLKEFKDLKEFKDLKESKAIKDLRVFRAYKATKDLRVFRATKDLREFKATKDLRVFREPKVTKDLKAFKACKATKDLKVFKASKVTKDLRVFKEPKATKDLRVFKACKATKDLKDHKVTKDLKAFKACKVTKDLKDLRAFKAYKVIKDLRASKATKDLRAFKATKDLREFKESKATKDLKEFKEPKAIKDLKEFKEPKVIKDLKESKATKDLRVFKACKATKDLKEFKDHKETKDLKEFKACKATKDLRVFRAFKVTKDLRVFREPKATKDLKEFKACKATKDLRVFKEPKATKDLRVFREPKATKDLKEFKACKATKALRVFRAYKATKDLKEFKASKVTKDLKESKAIKDLKEFKACKATKDLKESKAIKDLKEFKVFKATKDHRVFKEFKATKDLRAYKVTKDLRVFRAYKVTKDLREFKAYKATKDLRVFRAFKVTKDLRVFRESKVTKDLKAFKACKATKDLKVFKASKVTKDLRVFKEPKATKDLRVFKACKATKDLKDHKVTKDLKEFKACKVTKDLKEFKAYKVTKDLRVFRASKATKALRVFKEPKATKDLRVFREPKATKDLKEFKACKATKDLRVFRAYKATKDLKEFKASKVTKDLKESKAIKDLKEFKACKATKDLKESKAIKDLKEFKVFKATKDHRVFKEFKATKDLRAYKVTKDLRVFRAYKVTKDLREFKAYKATKDLRVFRATKDLRVFREPKVTKDLKAFKACKATKDLKVFKASKVTKDLRVFKEPKATKDLRVFKACKATKDLKDHKVTKDLKEFKACKVTKDLKEFKAYKETKDLKESKAIKDLRVFKALKEFKAIKALKESKAIKALKESKAIKDLRVFKAIKDLRAYKATKDLKASKATKDLKEFKACKVTKALRVFKDRKATKALREFKAYKATKDLKEFKACKATKALRVFKDRKVTKDQLKVKVYLEDSKVIYNFWVLFLS from the coding sequence GTGTTCAGGGAGCCCAAGGCGACCAAGGACCTCAGGGTGTTCAGGGAGCCCAAGGTGACCAAGGACCTCAAGGCGTTCAAGGCGTGCAAGGTGACCAAGGACCTCAAGGAGTTCAAGGACCACAAGGAGACCAAGGACCTCAAGGAGTCCAAGGCGATCAAGGACCTCAAGGAGTTCAAGGTGTTCAAGGCGACCAAGGACCACAGGGTGTTCAAGGAGTTCAAGGCGACCAAGGACCTCAGGGCGTCCAAGGCGACCAAGGACCTCAGGGCGTTCAAGGCGACCAAGGACCACAGGGAGTTCAAGGAGTCCAAGGCGACCAAGGACCTCAAGGAGTTCAAGGAGCCCAAGGCGATCAAGGACCTCAAGGAGTTCAAGGAGCCCAAGGTGATCAAGGACCTCAAGGAGTCCAAGGCGACCAAGGACCTCAGGGTGTTCAAGGAGTCCAAGGCGACCAAGGACCTCAGGGTGTTCAGGGCGTACAAGGTGACCAAGGACCTCAGGGTGTTCAAGGCGTCCAAGGCGAACAAGGACCTCAAGGAGTTCAAGGACCTCAAGGAGTTCAAGGACCTCAAGGAGTCCAAGGCGATCAAGGACCTCAGGGTGTTCAGGGCGTACAAGGCGACCAAGGACCTCAGGGTGTTCAGGGCGACCAAGGACCTCAGGGAGTTCAAGGCGACCAAGGACCTCAGGGTGTTCAGGGAGCCCAAGGTGACCAAGGACCTCAAGGCGTTCAAGGCGTGCAAGGCGACCAAGGACCTCAAGGTGTTCAAGGCGTCCAAGGTGACCAAGGACCTCAGGGTGTTCAAGGAGCCCAAGGCGACCAAGGACCTCAGGGTGTTCAAGGCGTGCAAGGCGACCAAGGACCTCAAGGACCACAAGGTGACCAAGGACCTCAAGGCGTTCAAGGCGTGCAAGGTGACCAAGGACCTCAAGGACCTCAGGGCGTTCAAGGCGTACAAGGTGATCAAGGACCTCAGGGCGTCCAAGGCGACCAAGGACCTCAGGGCGTTCAAGGCGACCAAGGACCTCAGGGAGTTCAAGGAGTCCAAGGCGACCAAGGACCTCAAGGAGTTCAAGGAGCCCAAGGCGATCAAGGACCTCAAGGAGTTCAAGGAGCCCAAGGTGATCAAGGACCTCAAGGAGTCCAAGGCGACCAAGGACCTCAGGGTGTTCAAGGCGTGCAAGGCGACCAAGGACCTCAAGGAGTTCAAGGACCACAAGGAGACCAAGGACCTCAAGGAGTTCAAGGCGTGCAAGGCGACCAAGGACCTCAGGGTGTTCAGGGCGTTCAAGGTGACCAAGGACCTCAGGGTGTTCAGGGAGCCCAAGGCGACCAAGGACCTCAAGGAGTTCAAGGCGTGCAAGGCGACCAAGGACCTCAGGGTGTTCAAGGAGCCCAAGGCGACCAAGGACCTCAGGGTGTTCAGGGAACCCAAGGCGACCAAGGACCTCAAGGAGTTCAAGGCGTGCAAGGCGACCAAGGCCCTCAGGGTGTTCAGGGCGTACAAGGCGACCAAGGACCTCAAGGAGTTCAAGGCGTCCAAGGTGACCAAGGACCTCAAGGAGTCCAAGGCGATCAAGGACCTCAAGGAGTTCAAGGCGTGCAAGGCGACCAAGGACCTCAAGGAGTCCAAGGCGATCAAGGACCTCAAGGAGTTCAAGGTGTTCAAGGCGACCAAGGACCACAGGGTGTTCAAGGAGTTCAAGGCGACCAAGGACCTCAGGGCGTACAAGGTGACCAAGGACCTCAGGGTGTTCAGGGCGTACAAGGTGACCAAGGACCTCAGGGAGTTCAAGGCGTACAAGGCGACCAAGGACCTCAGGGTGTTCAGGGCGTTCAAGGTGACCAAGGACCTCAGGGTGTTCAGGGAGTCCAAGGTGACCAAGGACCTCAAGGCGTTCAAGGCGTGCAAGGCGACCAAGGACCTCAAGGTGTTCAAGGCGTCCAAGGTGACCAAGGACCTCAGGGTGTTCAAGGAGCCCAAGGCGACCAAGGACCTCAGGGTGTTCAAGGCGTGCAAGGCGACCAAGGACCTCAAGGACCACAAGGTGACCAAGGACCTCAAGGAGTTCAAGGCGTGCAAGGTGACCAAGGACCTCAAGGAGTTCAAGGCGTACAAGGTGACCAAGGACCTCAGGGTGTTCAGGGCGTCCAAGGCGACCAAGGCCCTCAGGGTGTTCAAGGAGCCCAAGGCGACCAAGGACCTCAGGGTGTTCAGGGAACCCAAGGCGACCAAGGACCTCAAGGAGTTCAAGGCGTGCAAGGCGACCAAGGACCTCAGGGTGTTCAGGGCGTACAAGGCGACCAAGGACCTCAAGGAGTTCAAGGCGTCCAAGGTGACCAAGGACCTCAAGGAGTCCAAGGCGATCAAGGACCTCAAGGAGTTCAAGGCGTGCAAGGCGACCAAGGACCTCAAGGAGTCCAAGGCGATCAAGGACCTCAAGGAGTTCAAGGTGTTCAAGGCGACCAAGGACCACAGGGTGTTCAAGGAGTTCAAGGCGACCAAGGACCTCAGGGCGTACAAGGTGACCAAGGACCTCAGGGTGTTCAGGGCGTACAAGGTGACCAAGGACCTCAGGGAGTTCAAGGCGTACAAGGCGACCAAGGACCTCAGGGTGTTCAGGGCGACCAAGGACCTCAGGGTGTTCAGGGAGCCCAAGGTGACCAAGGACCTCAAGGCGTTCAAGGCGTGCAAGGCGACCAAGGACCTCAAGGTGTTCAAGGCGTCCAAGGTGACCAAGGACCTCAGGGTGTTCAAGGAGCCCAAGGCGACCAAGGACCTCAGGGTGTTCAAGGCGTGCAAGGCGACCAAGGACCTCAAGGACCACAAGGTGACCAAGGACCTCAAGGAGTTCAAGGCGTGCAAGGTGACCAAGGACCTCAAGGAGTTCAAGGCGTACAAGGAGACCAAGGACCTCAAGGAGTCCAAGGCGATCAAGGACCTCAGGGTGTTCAAGGCCCTCAAGGAGTTCAAGGCGATCAAGGCCCTCAAGGAGTCCAAGGCGATCAAGGCCCTCAAGGAGTCCAAGGCGATCAAGGACCTCAGGGTGTTCAAGGCGATCAAGGACCTCAGGGCGTACAAGGCGACCAAGGACCTCAAGGCGTCCAAGGCGACCAAGGACCTCAAGGAGTTCAAGGCGTGCAAGGTGACCAAGGCCCTCAGGGTGTTCAAGGACCGCAAGGCGACCAAGGCCCTCAGGGAGTTCAAGGCGTACAAGGCGACCAAGGACCTCAAGGAGTTCAAGGCGTGCAAGGCGACCAAGGCCCTCAGGG